The sequence ACCGTCCATCTAGTTCCGCAATTGCTCACGGAATCAAGCGACCTACCCGGTAGCTCGAACGAGCAGTTCTCAAGCGCTACCTGTCTGGTCTTGCTCCAAGTGGGGTTTGCCTAGCCATGACGGAGTTTGTCATGGCTAGAAATTGCAACGCGCTGATACCCTTTAACCCATGAGTCAGCGCCTGGAATACCTCCGAGCCAACAGTGGGGCCATTAGGGCTATCGCTGCTCGCCATAAGTCTCGCTCTATCTCTGTATTTGGAAGCGTTGCCCGAGGAGAAGACCGCCCGGATAGTGATATTGATTTTCTCGTCGATTGTGACCCCACTGCATCACTCTTTGACCTCGTTCACATGCGCCAAGAACTCATTGATTTTCTCCAGGTCGATGTAGATCTAGTCGATCAAGGTGGATTGTTTCCTCGAGATGCCCACATCCGGGAAGAGGCGTTAGTTCTGTGAATCAGAACGATAAGCGTCGCATTCAAGACATTATGGAATTAGCCGCTGAATAATGCTTGCCCACAACTATCAACGAATAAAGAGGTCTCAATTGTGGATCGCAGCCACCGTGGACGTTCCCGCCCTCGTCCGAAGTCTTAAGG comes from Candidatus Paceibacterota bacterium and encodes:
- a CDS encoding nucleotidyltransferase family protein, whose amino-acid sequence is MSQRLEYLRANSGAIRAIAARHKSRSISVFGSVARGEDRPDSDIDFLVDCDPTASLFDLVHMRQELIDFLQVDVDLVDQGGLFPRDAHIREEALVL